One genomic segment of Candidatus Poribacteria bacterium includes these proteins:
- a CDS encoding sulfotransferase family protein, whose protein sequence is MYAFAQRSDTEVIDEPLYAHYLYTKYDAQALKSTHPGTAAVMASMSTDSAQVIEKVILGPCEKPVLFMKQMAHHLINIDLSFLEHTHNVLLIRDPREMLPSLAKVIGTPTLADTGLKTQYDLLTDLRAAGHSPPILDARLLLENPSDVLSQLCERLGLQFERSMLSWEVGGNPADGVWAPYWYQNVHRSTAFAPYRPKSEPFPPELENVFAVCLTYYNALCEEAIGV, encoded by the coding sequence ATGTACGCCTTCGCACAACGCAGCGATACCGAGGTCATTGACGAGCCCCTCTACGCACACTACCTCTATACAAAATACGACGCACAGGCTCTCAAGAGTACGCATCCGGGGACAGCAGCGGTGATGGCATCCATGTCAACAGATAGCGCGCAGGTCATCGAAAAGGTGATCCTCGGTCCCTGTGAGAAGCCCGTGCTTTTCATGAAACAGATGGCACACCACCTCATCAACATTGACCTAAGTTTCCTCGAACACACACACAACGTTCTGCTCATCCGAGATCCACGAGAAATGCTCCCCTCTCTTGCAAAGGTCATCGGAACACCCACACTCGCCGACACCGGACTTAAAACACAATATGATCTCTTAACCGACCTACGCGCCGCGGGACACTCTCCGCCGATTCTCGACGCGCGACTCTTATTGGAAAACCCGTCCGATGTTTTATCGCAACTCTGTGAGCGGCTCGGATTACAATTTGAGCGTTCAATGCTGTCTTGGGAGGTGGGTGGAAATCCTGCCGATGGTGTGTGGGCACCGTATTGGTATCAGAACGTGCATCGGAGCACAGCGTTCGCGCCGTATCGTCCGAAATCGGAGCCGTTTCCGCCGGAATTGGAAAACGTATTTGCCGTGTGTCTGACATATTATAATGCTCTGTGTGAGGAGGCGATTGGCGTGTAG